The following DNA comes from Seriola aureovittata isolate HTS-2021-v1 ecotype China chromosome 15, ASM2101889v1, whole genome shotgun sequence.
TTGTATTTTGATACCTACAGTATAAAAGATTATCATTATAAAGAATAAAGGATAGCAGTCATGGAGGACATGGTTGTCTGTAAAAAGCGTTATGAGCCACTATCAAGATTTCAGTGACAACTGTCTTagtataaatactgtgaataaTACTTTAACTAGGATTATTAATTTATCAGTTATGGTTTCCACATATCAAATAACATGAGATCTTGGCCTGGATCAGAGGATCAGACAGAGGCCACATCCACACACTGGTTGGTAATGTAATTACATGTATTCAGACCTGTGCTGCGTCACTTTTCAGTATTAATGTTTGTATTGAGAAGTGCTGGGCAGAATAAAATGCTATATTGCCCCTAATGAACCTTTCACTTAGATATTCACCTTAATATTTGAATTATTCAGTATTAAGCAATGCGTTATTAGCATCACTGGAGATAGGTGCTTAAATTTAATACCCACGGACACTACATATTGTGTTCTTGTAACATCTCATATACAGTCTTCATAGGGGTTAAAGGTTATATTTCAAGTATCACATTTTCTTCGTTGAAGCCTGAGCACAGCACAGTAGTGTGTTACGCAGGCGGTAACGTCCAGAATCACAGTTTTCCTTAAGCTATATTTGCattacacacatttttcctgCTCGCCCAACGGACAGTAAAGGTTAAGTACACAAATGGATATCCCCTTCTAACTATgctaaatgtaaacatattttaGATGTTACTAATGCTAGTAAATCAAGTTGGAGTTGGATAGCCTGCAAATTTCCCGTTTAATCGCAGCCTGGCTCGTCTTACTTATGTGCGCCTCAAAGACAAAAACTACAACTCCCTTGTTCAGTCGAGACCGTCGCGTAGGTGTTTCCGGTGTCTTATAACATTTTACTTCCTTCCACACAGACCGACACGAACAAATCGAGAAAGAAGACGTTGCTAACTTTTAAATGCTGTCGTCAACAGTCGCGTTTCGAGGTTAGTTTTCGTTTAATTTCCATCGTAAAATCCGCGGCATGTGTCGAGTCGTGTCGGAGAACTGAAGAATTGTTGGAAAAACGTAGACCGTAACGTGTAGGCCTCCGAAGAAAGTTTGGTCGAGGGCCTGTAAACAACATGTCCTCCGCCTCGCAGTCTTCCTCTAGACGGCAATGGTGCTACCTCTGCGATCTGCCCAAGATGCCCTGGGCCATGCTGTGGGAGTTCAGCGAGGCTGTGTGCCGGGGATGTGTCAACTACGATGGGGCAGACCGAATAGAGCTCCTCATTGAAACTGCCAGGCAACTGAAGAGCACGCACGGAGTTTTAGACGGCAGGTCCCCCGGTCCACAGCAGAGCAAACCAAGCTCGTCTGGGCCCATTGAAGCAGGGCGGCAGCATGGGGAGCGCATAGACAGGGGGAGGGGTGAGTATGGGGTGTCTTCTCGCCTCCCCAATGGCCTGCACAGAGCTGAAGATGTGGCCTTGTCAGAGGGCAGCCGACAGAGCCCAAATACTCGTCGGGCTATAGCTGGGGCAGTCCCTAGTCTGCATGGCACCATATCCCATGCCTTGATAGCTCAGGGGTTGGTAGCAGCCCCTCATGGGCTTTTAGCCCCGTTATCAGGCTCCAGGGCTGGGGCCACACCTATTGCAGTTTCAGCTGGCCCCATAATGGGGGATGCTGGCAGAAGGCAGGCTGTGTCCCTGGGTGTGGGAGCGAGCACCTCTACTCTGGTGGGCATAGATCCTGCAGTGTGGAGGAACAATGAAGTGATGTCCGAACTGAATGAGATTTCTCGTAACAGGGTTGAAGGCTGGCCAAACCGTCCCAAAGCAGTCCGGGATGTGCTTGTAGCTCTCAGCAGCTGTGTCCCCTTTAATGTGCGTTTCAGGAAAGACCATAATCTGATGGGTCGAGTTCTGGCCTTCGATGCCagcacaaccccagagtttgAGCTCAAGGTGTTTGTGGAGTATCCTGCCGGGTCTGGAATGATCTTCTCAGGAGTCCCAGACCTGGTCAGGCAGATGTTCCGTGATTCGGCCAAAGATGCAGGTAAAGCAGTGAACTCTGGGCTACGATATGTGGAGTATGAGAAGCGGCAAGGCACAGGAGACTGGCGTGGGCTGTCTGAGCTGTTGAATGATGGTGTGCGTATGTTTAAAGAGCCCCCAATCCCAGAGGTTCTACCACAGCCAGATGCAGTGTTGCCAATGGCAACTGCTGGACGCCCTATACAAACGAAGAGCACAACTCGACGCCGCAAGGCTTCTCCAGGCTCTGAGAATGGAGAGAGCGAAGGGAGGCCTGATCATCCAGCAAGAGAGCCCTGGCCCCGAGGTGCCTACTCTGGCATGGAACCTCTTCCTGGCATGGCCACCCCTCAAGAGGGCCCACCCCGTTTACACAGCCAGCCCTCACCCATCTCAGCACTCATGGGAGTTGCAGACAGTCTGAGCTCCACCCAGATGGCCAGAGATAGCCCCAGCATGTCTACAGCCCACTCCTCCTCAGCCGGGCgtcccaccagcagcagccccTCCACTGCCTCCACCTCAGTCTCCCAGGCATCCATGGGGCAGGGTTTAAGTGCGGTGGGGCCGAGCAGCAACACCAATGCTGGGGAGTCCTCAAGCAGTGCTCAGGGCACCCTGCTCTGCTGCACCCTCTGCAGAGAGCGCTTGGAGGACACTCATTTTGTCCAGTGTCCCTCAGTCCCGCACCACAAGTTCTGCTTTCCCTGTACCCGAGGATTCATCCGCAGCCAAGGTCAAGGAGGTGAGGTGTACTGCCCCAGTGGAGAGCGCTGTCCCCTGGCTGGATCCACTGTGCCTTGGGCCTTCATGCAGGGAGAGATCTCAACCATCCTGGCCGGAGACGGAGATGTGACGGTAAAGAAAGAGAGCGACCCTTGACGTCTCCATCCTTTTGTGGTGAATGGTAAGATGGTGAGAAATCCTGCATTTTTATTGACCAGCATCTTGCTTTTACTAGTGAATACAGGGGCAGGTATCCCGAGAAGGTTGGTTTGGATGTGACCATTCAGTAATTGGCTTTAACATTCAGTttggaaaaaaactaaaaaataaaacgatgcaaaaccaaaaaaaacctaaaacaatAAAGTGCATGATCTaaagtagaaaagaaaattagagTTACGAATGAATCTGTGATATCAACAATggatatgtgtttgttttgatgctgttttctttttttcagctgcttgGTTTGAAATTACACAGCAATAGAATAGATTTGTAAAGCAGTTCCATTGTTTTTAGGCGATATTTTAAACTTCACGCTCCCACAGttgcacacaaacatcagcaatGATAATCCGTCAATGTCATCTCCTAAACTATACAGCAGAATGTACACAAGTTTTAAAAGTTTGGCAGGAgtgaagaataataaaaatgtattaataatgataatttaaaaataagtaACTTATTtagataatgataataatatctAAACAACAGCCACAGCTAATTATCACAATGTTtattacacaaaatacactgAGCTACACAGGCTCCTCAGGGCTAAATGTGCCTTCTGGTGGCACTGCACTGTTAGATAAAGGAAACTCAGTGTCACAGTGACTGTAGGAGCATTAGCagtgtaaataaatattgaaacatctttttatcatttgtgtgccgtaaaaaaaaaaaaaacgatatcTGTTGACTTTATTCATCAGCTAGTTGACACTGGAAATACCCTCTCCATTCCATCCTTTGTTTACGTTTGCATTTTAACACACAGACTAGAACACTGCACTATTGCAACTCACATTTAAATTGACAGAAAAGTGTAGAACTCTGCCATATATAGACATTTTGatgaaatgataaattgattaatcgatggacagaaaattaatcagtaaCTTTTCTGATAATCGATTATTTAGTTAAGCAATTTTTCTGAACAAAATACCAGACATGATCTAGTTCCAGCTTAAAACATGTGAGTTTTACTTCTTTTGGCCtgacaaaacaacttttttgaAAACATCTTATAGACCAAATGTTTGAATGATTAATTGTGGAGGATGCTTATTTAGAGGGAAATGTTAAATCTGtcattaaaagctgtttcaagaatttaaaaaatgaagtgacaaagaaaaataaaaaatacaaacagttgAGGTGTCATTTTCACTAACTTGAGTGTTCGTGTGTGAAAACCTCAGGTCATGATCTCAGCTCTGATTTCTGTGATATAAGGTCATCAactaaactgtattttatttgctgtAGAGCAACTGGTAGTTGTCACAACAATTTATCATTGAAGcaggtttaaaagaaaaatgccaTTTGCTGTTTTCCTTAGATGTCTATGATATTAAGCTGAATATCTTTAGCCCTTGTTGcatggacaaaacaagacatttgaatatGTCAGTGTGGGTATTTTCTGACATCCAATTGACCAACTAACtaaaaaactagaaaataacAGGCAGAGTTATCAATAACAAAAGAATAACTGTTCGCTGCAGCCCTCATGTACACCACATTTAAAGACTACATATTCTACATCCCCAAAAAATATATCCTGTTTACACTCGTGCCAGAGCTTGTTCTGATATTTTCATATCCTATTTTTATATAATGCTCCTCAGGCAACTAAAATCAAATGCAACAAAACCACAGCTCAGTTGGAAAAGAAAGCTGGAAATTGTTACTATACTGTTTCTTTATAATGTTCCCAAATCTTTACAcatgcttttcttctttttccacagTGGATCAAACACTTTGAAAGCACTTCCCTATTATCTCAAGCAGAGGTCCTCTTTGGCTGCAGTTCATCATTTGTGCCTCTGAGAACAGAATAACTCTGAACCCCACGAggacagctacacacacacacacacacagttaagtAAAGACTCACTCATGAGAAGAGGGACATGTCCGTCTGTCAGGGCTCGTCTCACCGGTTCAGGCTGAGCTACAGCATCATGACTGAATGTTGAGTCCCAACcacattttctccctctctcctctgtccagtGCAGCGGAGGCCTCTCGTCAGGCCTCGACTCAAAGCCCAGGATTGAAAGCACATGCTTGTTTTAAGAATGACAATctattttgtctttcatttgtgtttttgttttatatgttgtatACTGTCCTATACAGATGGGTGACAGCGATTATTGATAGGTGGTTTAACAGGATCATGCAattctctgaaaaacaaatgaatgttcAAAAATGTGGCAAAACCATTGGGTCCTTAAAGCCaaggattgaaaaaaaaaaaaaatgtaatcccACAATATGTCTCTTAGGTATTCTCCTTATATTGTATgtcaaaaatgtgaatttaCTTTCAATATGGCTATGTAATTTCTATTTTTGATACAATACAaatttatatgtatttgtttatagTGATAAGAAGACCAAAGATGGCTTCATGCGCaatgtaattttattgtattgtagCTGTGTATGCTGTATTCACTGATAACCTTGGCATCAGTCACTAATTTGTTCATCTATCACAGAGGTAAGCTTGTTTTGTCTATTTACTTTTTGACTTGTATGTATGGTAAGATAATTAGCACCACAATCTTCAATGGTTAACCCACATACTCATGTGATCTTAACAGGTCAATtctaaaataaattacaaaatagtTAGCGGTTGTAGCTGGTTTCTTTTGCTACTGGTTTGAATCAGTTGAAGCTAAAAATGTGCGGCACATTATTGAAAcgttaggattttttttttaaataaaactttatttgataaatatttttgaaaaaggaaaaacccaCACCAGGTACTATAAAAGcctttgaaaatgtaaatgtgtcaaTATGAACAGAATTATTGATTTGCCTTGAACCACAGTTAACCACTCCTGTAAACACACTGCTCATGAGCGCCAAAGTGTGTAAAGTGCAAGATTAATTTGAAAGTCATCAGCCACTGTGAATATAACCATGCATGGCGTGATTAAGAAATTACTGTAACATCGTAAACACAACAACCAGACCCACAGATAGCTAAGTAAGCTAATATCAGACAACCTTGTAAACATGTAATTTATGCATAAAATAGTGGTGTAAATCCTTAGTTTCTTTACATGTGGTTACATTTATAATCTTGTTCACACCACTTATTTGATTAAAGATGAGCAGGTGTGCGAGTGATCATCTATCAGACGTCTCCTGCAACATCACAGTGGTTCAAATGGGGCACCCATTGTCTCCCAGGGCCTCCTGAGCTCCCTTCAGAGTCTCCTGCTTCACACACTTCCAGTAGCCAGAGAAGCCGTTCTGAGGCTGCACCTGAGGACAGAACAGCATCAGTCGCACTTAACAGTTCACACCTCAGTTCACTATGACATTCAAAGGGGACACAAACTACGTCACAAAGGGCCATGTAATGAATAACAGGTCTGTATTAGAAGTGTGTCCACAGTTTTTTGTTCTCCAATTTCAACAGCAGTCAGACTGTTCTTAATGAAATAACTTCAAATCTAAAAAAAGATCCGGATGGATGAACTCACCTTCAGGCCTCGAAGCACTCTGTCTTTCATCACACCGATGAATTCCTTATGGCTCAGACAGTTGTCTCCATCCATGTCAAAGAGTTTAAATACGGTGTCCAGCACGTTCTCAGACAGGTCGTGGCCCGTGGCGATTTTCACAGCTCGCTTAAACTGGGCTACAGTCACAAGAAGGGGAAATGTCATAGGCTGCATATAGAGTTAAGAGGAAATTACCCTCACTAGAATAACAGTTTTACCCATTCCAACAGGACGGTTCGCTCCAGTGACCATTTTCATTGAAAAGGCAAAATCCTCCAGGTTGTTGGTGAACAGACAGAAGACTTTGAACTCATCGAATGTGATGCTCTGCAAGACAAAATAAGTCACTTGATTTGTGGTATTTTCATAGCATTTCTGTCTCATctgactgcagcagaggagaggcagagtcTTTGTACCTGGCCAGCCGGGATCCGCTTCCTCATGTTTTCCCAATAGACTTCATTGTCTTCTTCGTTGGTGTAGTGGAGCAGCCACTCTGCAAAGTCTTCTCTTCGCATGGTGTCCATACCTTTGGAGAACTGCAGGAACTCCATCTCCTGGACTTCAGCCTGCAGGTCCTCCATGAACCTGAAGGACACACATTGTTTACTAGAGTTCTGAGGTTTGTGAGAAGGAAAATGGTCACAACAATATGACCTTGTCACTTACAAGAGAACatgacaaatatacagtatctaaAAATGAATCCATTCTTTACAATTACGTttcaaaacagataaaacacttCACACATCTTGTGAGGCGGGTGTGTAGGAGCAGGATGAATGCTTCTGAAGTAGCTATTAAAAATCCCCTCACAATGTCCAACTTgccataaataaacaatttatttgcAACGTTGCAAATAAATTGTTATTGCAAGTTAGATGTCACAATTAAAATGagtcaaataaaaagtgaaagtgagggTTAAAgattcctgtttttaaaacttccatttaatttattgaatgtgacattactgtaaatataatagtaatgaactttatttatagagcacttttcataaAAGAGATGTAGCTCCGAGGgctttacaataaaaagtaGTACAATAAAACAAGGATGAATAGAAAGATAATGTAAAgtcaatataaataaatagattttcagctgtttaaaaatgttcagagCCCACATCTCTTAAAGCTCTTGGTAGGGTATACCATTGTTTTGGAGCgtagtttaaagaaaaaaaactgtgctgcCTATTTTCTTGTGTATTTAAAAGCCTGGCAGTAGAAGGATGTTAAGGATTATTTAACAACAGAGTCCGCAATGTAAACTGACCCCAAACCCGTTCAAGAGCTTtatagaaaagtaaaagaacCTTGAAATCTATCTAAATATAGATGATGTAGTTCAGAGCCTGACTTTATACAACAGTAAATTCTGGATTCATACACGGCAAAATGATAATTGTACATCAGTTTACTGTTTCTGTTCTGGACCAACCacagagtttgtttttattcaaggCAACAAACCTTGGAGTTTTCATTCACTTGTAAATTTAATCATCTACAACACAGTAAGCTACTGTAACATTGTAATGCTGGAAAGCATAATGTACAGTGTATCATTAAACCAGATTTCACACTACTGTAACAGATTCAATGCATTgtaacattttgacattaaaaaaaggaaagaaatcacatttctctctccagtTGTGCCAGAATTAGCAGCTACATTATGTCTTGATGCTGTTCAGCAGGGTAATGTCATTAAAACTTGGAGAAATGCTTGCAAACACATGATGCATTGAGTCAGTGACTGTGTGGTTACTAATGAGCTGTCTGTACAGGCCTGAGCATGTGATGTAgtgttttacactttgtctGTCAGGACATAAAGTGTAAGAACTTAGTGAGTCTGTTTTTAGCTCGTTAGATTGAGAGTTTTTCACGTTGAAATTCTTGTGACAAATGAACCAGAGTCATTTTAGCATTCAAAAGGAGTGATGGAACAACAACTGAGTAATGTTTATGTCTATTGTCTAGTGCTGGTTCGTACTGACATCATTATCACAGTCACTGAAAAGCATGAGGAGAAGCTGTTTCTCATTGCAGATGGTGGATGGCGATTAGATAAGATtcttgaaatgtgaaaaatatattCCATATATCAATAATGTGGTAGGatcactgacagcagcagctgagtgtgGGACTGTAGAGGCCATTTCCTTACCTTTGGAACTCCTGATACTGCAACTTGTTTTCTCCTTTACTCCCAAAGAAGTAGGCCTGTAGTGTCGTGTTCACaccttctcctttctcttctgGTTTCTGTAAACATCATGTATCGTGTATTGTTACCATTAAAACCGGATGGCCAGACATTATACTGTATTAGTGACAAAATCATCATAAACGGTCCTTTTAGAAGAATGTGAAATACCCACCTCTGTGCTGTCCTTAGGAATTCTCATTTTACTTTTCCCAATGATTTTCTTCAGCTTCattagcaaaaacaaaaacaaaaaaaaatcaaattattgTTAACATCcaatcagagaaaataaaaatgattttctgcgctgaatttatttattttttttattctctgaaCTAAAAGGAGTATGTCACTGATCAAACCAGAGATACGACCTTCATTtaagtcacatacacacacaacagaaactgGAGCAGATGAGAACTCATGCACTTCTAATCTTTTACTGAATGCTTTAGACCTGTGCACCAAGTCACAACATGAGAATACTACACAAGTTGCATAACGTGCCATCATGCAGTCTACTAGTCTAGACCTGATCTAGACTAAACACACTGGAGGTCTTCTCGTCATCACAGTCCggtacaaagagacacaaaaattGCGAGTGACCTTAAATAAATGGATTAAACGGAGGAGCTGACTCAGGCTGCAAACGCATGACAGATGGAAAGTGCAGCTCTCCCTCACCTTCACACGGCTCCATGTCTCCATACTTACAACTTTAGTAGCATCACAGCTTGAGGCAGCATTAAAAGTGGcaatattttgaaatttaagtgcacacacagacatgtgaaCAAACAGAATCATAGTGCTCTCTGTATAATATATCCCATGACTATGGAGCTTACATATGAAACAATCTGTGTTATGATCAatatttattctgttatttctgATAAATAATCCAGACATGTCAGAGCTCTTACCTTGAGAAATTCCTTTTTGTCCACTTGCTCATTGCCGTCAACATCGAGCATTTTGAAAGCTATATGAAATCCTGTGCGCGGCTCTGCAACAGCATAGCATTGTCAGTTTTCTGAACTTTAACTGTATACAGATAACTTCAAAAGAATCAATACACTACACAGCTGTTGTCTAGCTCCACTCGAAATGTGCAAGTGTGCAAAGCTTCAACAAAGTAAAATCAGTATTCTTACTGAAGCACAACcacacaaggaaacacatgcaaagcCATTCAGCACATTATTACTGAGAGTCAGGGAATCTCTTATAAGGCCCAGGAAGGTTTGGGAATCTACAAGCAACTTACTGGTAAGGATAGTGAGCAGGAACAGGTACTCTGTGTAGGATATCAAACCTGcaagataaaaagaaatgcatgTGAAATTAGAGTTTAGAAATTCGACGACCAACAAATGTTCTGACTgatattgaaaaagaaatcatgtGCAAGCAGAGAGATGTGTATTTTTCCTATTAAGGTCACACAGTTTTTCACGACACATCCAAACGTCTTGGATGCAGTTGCGTTGGAAAGTGTCCCTTCAGAAGATTATCCTGCAAAATGCTCttgctcatcatcatcacaatttattgatcatcctAACATTTCGGTCTCTCTTGACCTTCTTACACTTCTTACACCCATGACCTTGAATAGATAATGCTCCAGCCTTCTTGTGTGTCCAGGTGAGGGACAATTATTCTCCCGTGTCTTTCAACCATTGACAGTGATTCACACGGATAAAATTCAAGGAGAAACAAAATCCACCCCACCCCAAATTTCATCTGAGACACACTCTAATGTCAAGTGTGACCTCAAGTCAGTCACAACTGAATCAAgacactgtgtgaacacatctGGATACAGGATATTAGGTCTGAAGCTCCTGTGTATTAAGTGTACTCTGATGACAGATTAGTAACTCACCCTGGTCTCCTAAGGTTCTGAACAGATCATTACCAGACCGAGCTTTAGAGGCAGAGGCCAGCATCCTATTAACGTCCTGCAAAGACACCAGGAAGAAGCAGACGACAGCGCCATTAGCCCAAACTAATGACTGTGCTCAACATGTGCAGTTTGAAATTAACttattttcacactgtaaaaGGGACATGTAAATATACCTCTGTTGTTAGAATTCTCTTCTGCAGCTTTCCTGcacaagaagaaacagaaaacaacatcaagGCCAGCATTATGTGTGAATTTATTTCATGCATCTTGGTTTTATAGATCTGAATGTCTGCATGGTTCAACAAAGCTGCATTCAATTAACTTTTGAGCCAGATACTTCCTACGACCAGCTGATACCATAACCAATCAATAACAAACAGCTTCTGATGAAGACCCAAGGAAAAGAAATCACCATGATTATACATTTGTAAGGCGAGTACACCTACAGTGTTTACATTTCCAGTGTTTACTGTATTCCTCTACATAATTTTGTTTGCAATGtctgtaaacatgtaaaaaagaaaaaaaagcatttgttaaAAATATTCTATAGATCtataaaataatctttagttaCCATCAATACAGTAAAAGGCATTGATGTATACATTAGGTTACATCTGTAAGTGATATTTCATGAACTCTGATCCCGGcacaaacatgttgattttaTCACGTTTTGCTGGTCTAATGATGTTAAAAATGAGCCCATATGCTTTGtgattcaacattttcatattgCCACTCATCTATTGCTGCTGGCAACCTCATTTTTAATCaacatgacatattttttattcaatttggCCGATCAGTTAGATTTTTAAGCCTTGGTGCTTTCACATTAGCACTGTGTAGCTACAGGCTCCAGCCTTTCTCTCTGGTCTATGGGTTCACCTATTAACACATGTATCAATGTCTTTACTGGTAACCTTGa
Coding sequences within:
- the LOC130182028 gene encoding interferon regulatory factor 2-binding protein 1-like — its product is MSSASQSSSRRQWCYLCDLPKMPWAMLWEFSEAVCRGCVNYDGADRIELLIETARQLKSTHGVLDGRSPGPQQSKPSSSGPIEAGRQHGERIDRGRGEYGVSSRLPNGLHRAEDVALSEGSRQSPNTRRAIAGAVPSLHGTISHALIAQGLVAAPHGLLAPLSGSRAGATPIAVSAGPIMGDAGRRQAVSLGVGASTSTLVGIDPAVWRNNEVMSELNEISRNRVEGWPNRPKAVRDVLVALSSCVPFNVRFRKDHNLMGRVLAFDASTTPEFELKVFVEYPAGSGMIFSGVPDLVRQMFRDSAKDAGKAVNSGLRYVEYEKRQGTGDWRGLSELLNDGVRMFKEPPIPEVLPQPDAVLPMATAGRPIQTKSTTRRRKASPGSENGESEGRPDHPAREPWPRGAYSGMEPLPGMATPQEGPPRLHSQPSPISALMGVADSLSSTQMARDSPSMSTAHSSSAGRPTSSSPSTASTSVSQASMGQGLSAVGPSSNTNAGESSSSAQGTLLCCTLCRERLEDTHFVQCPSVPHHKFCFPCTRGFIRSQGQGGEVYCPSGERCPLAGSTVPWAFMQGEISTILAGDGDVTVKKESDP
- the micu2 gene encoding calcium uptake protein 2, mitochondrial; the protein is MASWGKVAAVLRNVLRSPRALRSLALRRVVGPGVVGSVIGTGLFCYYRYHANNRTLPFAVHAEEQREAPAPQLSARKRRFIKFASMVYEQEPYMTPRDFLFSVMLENVDRKLQKRILTTEDVNRMLASASKARSGNDLFRTLGDQGLISYTEYLFLLTILTKPRTGFHIAFKMLDVDGNEQVDKKEFLKLKKIIGKSKMRIPKDSTEKPEEKGEGVNTTLQAYFFGSKGENKLQYQEFQRFMEDLQAEVQEMEFLQFSKGMDTMRREDFAEWLLHYTNEEDNEVYWENMRKRIPAGQSITFDEFKVFCLFTNNLEDFAFSMKMVTGANRPVGMAQFKRAVKIATGHDLSENVLDTVFKLFDMDGDNCLSHKEFIGVMKDRVLRGLKVQPQNGFSGYWKCVKQETLKGAQEALGDNGCPI